The following proteins are co-located in the Purpureocillium takamizusanense chromosome 10, complete sequence genome:
- a CDS encoding uncharacterized protein (TransMembrane:11 (i21-44o64-84i96-114o120-141i153-172o184-205i291-309o315-335i342-365o377-400i443-462o)~EggNog:ENOG503NVXD~COG:P) produces MFCQVKKTEPYFGLTGKWLTAWITFACSVDMLMFGYDQAVFSGVIVTDDFLVLHDLVGPEKTSLLSTITAIYDIGCFFGAIVAFTAGERLGRKKSIIAGTMIMTVGMLLMTTSFSIEQMFVGRIVLGIGNGINTATAPIWQTETSPAHLRGKLVMFEMMMNIVGFSLCNWINYGLSFAGGAVAWRFPLAFQAVFIIALFATVPWLPESPRWLLYHGRDDEARQVLRCLAGKDTDDANITVQQEEIKYSVQYEKEHHVRWRDLLRPQPGGTKPLRRLILGAGTQFMQQFEGINIMSYYLPTVLIQAVGLSNQLARLLTAVNSVTYLIFSCISIPLVERWGRRGLMMVSTAGQGAAFLVITVLLRYGSPPDGNSKAAEASIVFFFLYYVAFGIGMLGVPWLYPTEINSIAMRTKGSAVATATNWLTNFVIVEITPIGIQNLGWKFWIVFTIFNTAFMPVIYFFYPETSNRTLEDLDDYYRNNPPLIVTGDADVTGSKRPRKYVEMEQTHMRRVVRTSVDGAPYKESASTNVHVE; encoded by the exons ATGTTTTGCCAAGTCAAGAAGACGGAGCCTTACTTTGGCCTCACGGGCAAGTGGCTCACGGCATGGATCACGTTTGCTTGCAGCGTCGACATGCTCATGTTCGGCTACGATCAGGCAGTCTTTAGCGGCGTCATCGTGACCGACGACTTTCTTGTCCTGCACGACCTTGTCGGACCAGAGAAGACGTCACTCCTCTCtaccatcaccgccatctATGATATAGGATGCTTTTTCGGTGCCATTGTAGCTTTTACAGCCGGAGAGCGGCTCGGTAGGAAAAAGTCCATCATCGCTGGCACCATGATCATGACGGTTGGTATGCTTCTCATGACCACATCCTTCAGCATCGAGCAAATGTTTGTTGGGCGTATCGTCCTAGG CATCGGCAACGGCATCAATACGGCGACCGCCCCCATTTGGCAGACGGAGACCTCTCCTGCACACCTTCGCGGCAAACTTGTCATGTTTGAAATGATGATGAACATTGTCGGTTTCTCGCTCTGCAACTGGATCAATTACGGATTGTCCTttgccggtggcgccgtcGCTTGGCGCTTTCCGCTTGCCTTTCAggccgtcttcatcatcgcgCTGTTTGCGACGGTGCCGTGGCTGCCGGAATCTCCACGATGGCTGCTCTACCATGGGCGCGACGATGAAGCCCGACAGGTTCTCAGATGCCTCGCGGGCAAGGACACGGACGACGCAAACATTACTGTTCAGCAAGAGGAAATCAAGTACAGTGTGCAGTACGAAAAGGAGCACCATGTTAGGTGGAGAGATCTGCTACGTCCTCAGCCAGGAGGCACCAAACCTCTCCGGAGGCTCATTCTAGGTGCTGGCACGCAGTTTATGCAGCAATTTGAAG GAATCAACATCATGTCCTACTATTTGCCCACTGTACTCATCCAGGCTGTGGGTCTATCCAACCAACTCGCGCGCCTTCTTACTGCCGTCAACTCGGTCACATATCTCATATTTTCATGCATATCTATTCCCCTGGTCGAGAGATGGGGACGTAGAGGCTTGATGATGGTATCGActgctggccaaggcgcagccttcctcgtcatcacAGTTCTACTCCGATATGGGAGCCCGCCTGATGGGAATAGCAAGGCTGCCGAAGCATCCAttgttttctttttcttGTACTACGTTGCGTTTGGCATTGGAATGCTTGGGGTACCGTGGCTATACCCGACCGAGATCAATTCCATTGCCATGCGAACAAAAGGCTCGGCggtggccacggcgaccaaCTG GCTCACGAATTTCGTCATTGTCGAAATCACACCCATCGGCATCCAAAACCTGGGGTGGAAGTTTTGGATCGTGTTTACGATCTTCAACACGGCTTTCATGCCAGTCATATACTTTTTCTACCCCGAAACTT CAAACCGCACCCTTGAGGACCTGGACGATTATTATCGGAACAATCCGCCGCTCATTGTCACTGGTGACGCCGACGTTACCGGCAGCAAGAGGCCGCGCAAGTATGTGGAGATGGAGCAAACGCATATGCGGCGTGTTGTTCGGACAAGCGTAGATGGTGCGCCGTATAAGGAGTCTGCATCTACAAACGTCCATGTTGAATAA
- a CDS encoding uncharacterized protein (EggNog:ENOG503P0TR) → MRGRRETAGSDESTRVDGASWENSGANRRKTRPRQARFHMVRNKYYEKAIQTLVKSITPKESQATGGNHPSPAVSLSRGDLMIRADGEDPIVRLLGTCILIQYEHLSANRDAWSGHLTGFSKLLDLIDDGKLLEQHPIYEQVYPWTKDIMEVKAGFWNFVVNDLEESFVSHRRTRINTDNLALWRNMGLLAEDNGRLTLSSGPNSLSTTAEHARDKVLSYTLIRLLCKLVETLAPLPEWNSAAATIDMETNTTALALLSLECEFDAWFEMLSPSFYPDGNFLTPEDDYGAEASGLFSQEIWFSNDLCSTTMMYYHMARLLLLIHRPSHLLSASTTGSAVCFDLLHAFRATQQKLRFHATKVISIVRGTPCDAVRLRAIQPLYVAGRCCANIQERKGLVDILTSIQDNLGIATGYRVHALLQEWGMSYQELGLEGRLTADERLE, encoded by the exons ATGCGCGGTCGCCGCGAAACAGCTGGGTCAGATGAGAGCACCAGAGTCGACGGTGCTTCGTGGGAAAACTCAGGAGCGAATCGCAGAAAGactcggccgcggcaggcTCGGTTTCACATGGTACGGAATAAATACTACGAAAAGGCCATACAAACGCTCGTCAAGTCAATTACCCCAAAGGAATCTCAAGCCACTGGAGGCAATCACCCATCGCCTGCAGTATCGCTTTCGCGAGGAGACTTGATGATtcgcgccgatggcgaggaccCCATCGTCCGACTTCTGGGCACGTGCATTTTGATCCAGTACGAGCATCTAAGTGCTAATCGTGATGCTTGGTCTGGCCACTTGACGGGTTTCTCGAAGCTTCTCGACCTCATCGATGATGGAAAGTTGCTCGAGCAACACCCAATCTACGAGCAAGTGTACCCTTGGACAAAGGATATCATGGAGGTCAAGGCTGGCTTCTGGAATTTTGTCGTGAATGACCTCGAAGAGTCCT TCGTTTCACACCGACGGACGCGCATCAATACGGACAACCTCGCGCTATGGCGAAACATGGGACTTCTCGCCGAAGACAATGGGCGATTGACTCTAAGCTCGGGTCCGAATAGCCTGTCTACCACCGCAGAACACGCTCGAGACAAAGTTCTTTCTTACACGCTCATCCGGCTACTATGCAAGCTGGTGGAAACGTTGGCCCCATTACCAGAGTGGaactcggcagcggcaacgatAGACATGGAAACGAATACCACGGCGCTTGCCTTGTTGAGTCTGGAATGTGAGTTTGACGCCTGGTTTGAGATGCTCTCGCCTTCGTTTTATCCCGATGGCAACTTTCTCACCCCTGAGGATGATTATGGGGCGGAAGCGTCGGGGCTATTCAGCCAGGAGATTTGGTTCAGTAACGATCTGTGTTCTACAACCATGATGTACTACCACATGGCGCGCCTGCTCTTGTTGATTCATCGTCCCTCGCATCTTCTTTCAGCGTCGACTACAGGCAGCGCTGTGTGTTTTGACCTGTTGCACGCGTTCCGCGCAACACAGCAGAAACTACGGTTTCACGCGACTAAAGTCATCTCAATTGTCCGCGGAACACCGTGCGATGCAGTCAGGTTGAGGGCTATTCAGCCATTATACGTCGCTGGCAGGTGCTGTGCAAATATTCAAGAAAGAAAGGGCCTGGTCGACATTCTCACGAGCATCCAGGATAATCTTGGGATCGCGACCGGATATAGGGTGCATGCCTTGCTCCAAGAATGGGGGATGTCATACCAAGAGTTGGGGCTGGAAGGAAGGCTCACTGCCGATGAGCGCTTGGAATGA
- a CDS encoding uncharacterized protein (COG:O~EggNog:ENOG503NU7H) — protein sequence MFLQYWRPRTLEQLSGFGFHARDDKPLYVVGLQELVQKIEGLYNEEIGNARRLIEGGLIAFEGLGELYQTGTPFQATTALGGAAAAFFVTDSYYEEHRALLGTQQTFHVTMQFVATMGDHFTLVTFTQVLSSWTGVRARPLSSLTYVPVDSVTRQVLQNRGDIYTRYGVAGAKFLAYAPHTFFIHRTSSFGGQGNTTLPKPRTSQMPSGGRIMIDVARASNMGYQAAMGADEPTLALSNAIGLHKRWQSRKTTKSAPVPDTLSIWETVPSELAMYCWPALAGFSFTAKAWGQVLVEGLEPVTFRDEAFENLVLAEERKRLIRALVRFGASSGVDDLVSGKSGSSIFLLHGPPGVGKTLTVEAIAELIHLPLYIVTMGELGATAQSLEDRLGEILELCSEWNALMLLDEADIFVEKRTTADLTRNAMVCVMLRLLEYHPGILFLTTNRVQSLDPAVESRVTVALRYEPLSVDARVQIWETLLRRTSLPRGADVNVERLGEYAMNGREIKNVVRLSVALATERSCQTLTQQILEETLRTTFLGRQEMTEERVG from the coding sequence ATGTTTTTACAGTACTGGCGACCACGAACGCTGGAGCAGCTGTCTGGATTTGGGTTCCACGCCAGAGACGATAAACCACTCTACGTTGTCGGGTTGCAGGAGCTCGTGCAGAAAATCGAGGGGCTCTACAACGAAGAAATCGGCAACGCGAGGCGGCTAATTGAGGGCGGGCTGATTGCGTTTGAGGGTCTAGGCGAGCTATACCAAACCGGAACTCCTTTCCAAGCGACGACTGCACTgggcggagcagcagcggccttCTTTGTCACCGATAGCTATTACGAAGAACACCGGGCCCTCCTCGGCACGCAACAGACCTTTCACGTCACCATGCAGTTTGTGGCGACAATGGGCGACCACTTCACCCTGGTAACTTTCACACAAGTCTTGAGCAGCTGGACTGGTGTTCGCGCCCGACCCCTCTCGAGCCTTACGTACGTGCCCGTCGATTCAGTTACCCGGCAGGTCCTCCAGAACCGAGGGGACATATATACAAGATATGGTGTTGCTGGTGCCAAGTTTCTGGCATACGCGCCACACACGTTCTTCATCCACAGGACCAGTTCATTCGGTGGCCAGGGCAACACCACACTCCCCAAGCCTCGCACCAGCCAGATGCCATCAGGGGGTCGGATCATGATCGATGTGGCTCGTGCCTCCAATATGGGCTATCAAGCAGCTATGGGTGCCGACGAACCCACGCTTGCCTTGTCGAATGCCATTGGACTTCACAAGAGATGGCAGAGCCGTAAAACGACGAAAAGCGCACCGGTCCCAGATACTTTGAGCATATGGGAGACGGTGCCCTCTGAGCTCGCTATGTACTGCTGGCCTGCGCTGGCCGGCTTTAGCTTCACGGCCAAAGCGTGGGGGCAGGTTCttgtcgagggcctcgagcctGTCACATTCCGAGATGAAGCGTTTGAGAATCTGGTCCTCGCGGAGGAGCGGAAACGGCTCATtcgcgccctcgtccgcttCGGAGCGAGCTCTGGTGTCGATGACCTCGTGAGTGGAAAGTCTGGAAGCAGTATATTTCTCCTACACGGGCCCCCTGGTGTAGGAAAGACTCTCACCGTTGAGGCTATTGCTGAGCTCATTCACTTACCTCTCTACATTGTCACAATGGGAGAACTCGGCGCGACGGCACAAAGCTTGGAGGACCGCCTGGGCGAAATCTTGGAACTGTGTTCCGAATGGAACGCGCTCATGCTACTGGATGAAGCAGACATCTTTGTCGAGAAACGGACAACCGCAGACCTGACTCGCAACGCCATGGTCTGCGTCATGCTGCGATTGTTGGAGTACCATCCTGGCATTTTGTTTCTAACCACCAACCGGGTGCAATCGCTTGACCCCGCCGTCGAGAGTCGCGTCACAGTTGCGCTACGCTACGAGCCACTGTCCGTCGACGCACGCGTGCAGATTTGGGAGACGCTATTGCGGCGTACTTCATTACCACGCGGTGCCGACGTGAACGTTGAGCGGCTCGGTGAGTACGCGATGAATGGCAGAGAGATCAAGAATGTGGTGAGGCTTTCAGTTGCACTCGCCACGGAGCGTTCGTGCCAGACCCTTACGCAACAAATCTTGGAGGAGACATTACGCACGACGTTTTTGGGTCGGCAGGAGATGACTGAGGAACGCGTCGGCTAG
- a CDS encoding Sorbose reductase (EggNog:ENOG503P0K4~COG:Q), with amino-acid sequence MPLFKPQNPEAPVLSQFSLKGKIAAITGGAKGIGLEVTRALAEAGADVAIIYSTSTDADAIATKIGSQTGVRTKAYQSDVRSRDAIAATVDRVVADFGGLDVVVANAGVCADIASLEYTEEQWRANNSVNLDGVMWTAQAAGRVFKKQGRGNLIITASVSATLVNIPQRQAAYNSSKAAVVHLAKSLAVEWVDFARVNCVSPGFIETDMLYTQPKERFNNWMSMIPGGRMASASELKGIYAFLASDACCYMTGADIIVDGGYTLT; translated from the exons ATGCCATTATTCAAGCCACAGAATCCCGAAGCTCCTGTTCTCTCTCAGTTCAGTCTCAAAGGCAAGATCGCAGCCATCACAGGTggcgccaagggcatcgGGCTCGAGGTTACGCGGGCGCTAGCCGAGGCCGGTGCAGACGTCGCCATCATCTACAGCACGAgcaccgacgccgatgccatAGCCACAAAGATCGGCTCGCAGACGGGCGTGCGCACAAAGGCCTATCAGAGCGATGTGCGATcgcgcgacgccatcgccgccactgtCGACCGCGTTGTCGCCGACTTTGgaggcctcgacgtcgtcgtggccaaCGCGGGCGTCTGCGCCGACATTGCGAGCCTCGAATACACCGAGGAGCAATGGCGCGCCAACAACAGCGTCAatctcgacggcgtcatgtGGACGGCCCAGGCCGCGGGCCGCGTGTTCAAGAAGCAGGGGCGCGGCAACCTGATCATCACGGCGTCGGTGAGCGCGACGCTCGTCAACATCCCCCAGAGACAGGCGGCGTACAATTCGTCAAAAGCCGCTGTGGTTCACCTGGCGAAgagcctggccgtcgagtgGGTGGACTTTGCACGCGTCAATTGCGTCTCGCCCGGCTTCATCGAGACAGACA TGCTGTACACGCAACCAAAGGAGCGATTCAACAACTGGATGTCCATGATCCCTGGGGGTCGCATGGCTTCAGCATCGGAGCTCAAAGGG ATTTATGCTTTcctcgccagcgacgcctGCTGCTATATGACGGGTGCAGACATTATTGTAGACGGGGGCTACACTTTGACATGA